A segment of the Streptomyces sp. Tu 2975 genome:
AGGCCGATGACGCCGTTCTTGCGGCAGGTGGTGGCGAGGTCGTAGGCGGCGTCGTCGGAGCCGGCGATGAGCGGCAGCACGGCGGTCTCGCTGTCCTGGGTGCGCAGTCCCTCGGCGTTGATGATCTTCCGCAGGCGGGCGGACTGGTGCTGGATGTGGGCGACGCGTTCGGGTTCGCGCTGCAGGATGCGCAGCGACTCCAGGGCGGCGGCGGCCTGGGCGGGTCCGAGGGCGGCGGAGAACAGGAAGGGGCGGGCGGCGTAGCGCAGGTGGCCGATGAGTTCGGCGGGGCCGGCGACCCAGCCGCCCATGGAGGGGATGGCCTTGGAGAGGGTGCCGAGTTTGACGTCGACCCTGGCCTGCCAGTCGAAGTGCTCCTCGATGCCGCGGCCGGTGGCGCCGATGACGCCGAGCGCGTGGGCCTCGTCGACCATGAGGAGGGCGTTGTGCTCGTCGCAGACCTTGCGCAGTTCGGGCAGCGGGGCGATGTCGCCGTCCATGGAGTAGACGCTGTCGACGATGACGAGCCGTACCCCGTCGGGGCTCGCGGCGCGCAGCCGGCGCTCGAGGTGGTCGACGTCGTTGTGGCGGAAGCGGGTGACGGTGGCGCCGGACAGGCGGCAGCCGTCGACGATGGAGGCGTGGTCGTACTTGTCGATGAAGACGGTGTCGCCGGGGCCGACGAGGCCGCCGACGGTGCCGGTGTTGGCGGCGTAGCCGGAGCCGAAGACCATGGAGGATTCGCGGTCGGCGAACCGGGCGACCTCCGCCTCGAGTTCCTCGTGCAGGGGGATGGATCCGGCCAGGGCGCGCACGCCGTGGTTGCCGGTGCCGTAGAGGTCGACGGCGGCCTTGGCGGCGGCGACGACACGTTCGTCGCCGGCCAGGCCGAGGTAGCTGTAGCCGGACATCATCAGCAGCCGCCGGCCGTCGAGGTCGGCGTAGGCGCTGTCGCGTTCGACGGTGTAGGCGACGAAGCTGTTGCGGCGGTCGGGTTCCCATTCGAGTGCCTGGACGCGGCGCTGTGTTGCCGCCAGCTTCGGCTCGAGGCGTTCCCATCCTCCAGATGCGTTCACGTGCGTCTCCTCATCCACTTCTCGGTTGCTCCAGGCGCGCCGTCCTTTCTATGCGCCGGGCCGCAAGGCGGGCGCAACACGGTTTTTGATGCCGCAATTCCCGTGGTGGCGTGGGAAGTCGGCTTGAAGTCGACCTTCAGGGCGAATACCGGAGGCGCTGATTCCCAGTTATTCCCCCGGTATGTTTTTGGCCACGGTTGAATGTGGCGACAATTGGCCGGTACGGTCGAATCCACGGGAAAGTGAGTACGAACAGAGATCTGGCTGCGAAGCCGGGGCGCGAATTCGCGGCCTCCCTTTCCTTGAATCGCGCCCCCGCACGTGTGATGACCGCGTGCAGACGAAGTCTTGGGGGACTCAGCGTTGCTGATCAGACTCGTAGGTCTTGTCACCATCGAACACGACGGGACGGCGCCCCAGCACCTGTCGAGCGCGCAGGCCCAAGTGGCCTTCGCTCGACTGATACTGGAGCGAACGTCGGGAACCAGCCGCGACCAGCTCGCGGACACCGTGTGGCCCGAAGGGCTGCCCGACACGTGGGCCTCCGCGCTGCGCAGTGTGGTGAGCCGGGTCCGCGCCTATGTCACCGGCCCGCTGCAGAAGCCGGGCGGGACGCCACTGATCGCACAGAGCGGCCGGTACGTACTGCGGCTGCCGGACGACGCGGCGGTCGACCTGGAGGCGGCGGAGGCCGCGATGACGGAAGCCAGGACGGCCTTCGCGGACGGTGCGCACGCGGTGGCGCACCAGCTCGCGGCGGGCGCCGTGTCGAACCTGCGCGGCTCGTTCCTGCCGGCGCACGAGGGCGAGTGGGTCAACGCCGTTCGTGAGCGGGTCGACGAACTGCGCCTGATGTCACTGGAGCTGGCGAGCCTGTCCTCGTCGGCCCTGGGCGCGGAGCACCACGCGGTGCGCTACGCCGACGAGGCGGTACGGCGCGCGCCGTTCCGTGAGAGCGCGCACCGGTGCCGGATGACGGCGCACGCCGCCGCGGGCAACCGGGCGGACGCGCTGCGCGCCTACCAGCAGCTGCGGGAGGTCCTCGCGGACGAGCTGGGCATCGACCCGGCGGCCGAGACCCAGGCCGCCTATCTGGAGCTGCTGCGCGCCGAGCCCGCCGGCCCGCAGCGCCGGGCCCCCGCGGGGCGGCTGACGGCCGACGCGCTGGACCCGCTGCTGATGGGAGCGTTCGAGGCGCTGACCCCACCACCGGTGGCGCCGCTGCCGGCGCGCTGAGACCGCCACGACGCCGGGGGCCCGACACCGTCCAGGTGCCGGGCCCCCGGCGTCGGCATGCACGCGCACCGCAGCGCGGGGCGTCGGGGCCGGGTCGGCGGGGCACGCGGAGACGTCGAAGCGGCCCGCGGCCCCCCGGTCGAAGGGGGGCGGCGGGCCGCCGGGCAGCGAGGTGGTCAGGTGATGGAGACGCCGCTGTCGATGCTGATCACCTGGCCCGTCATGCAGTCCTGGTCGAGGAACAGGGACGCGCTGCGGGCCACCTCCTCGACGGTCACGAAGCGCGGGATGGGGGCCTTGTCCTCCATGCCCTCGACGACACGGTCGGGGAGGTCCTTGGTCATGCCGGTGATCATGAAGCCCGGGGAGAGGGCGTTGACGGTCACCCCGCGCCGGCCGCACTCGGCGGCCAGCGTGCGGGTGAAGCCGATCAGGCCCGCCTTGGAGGCGGAGTACGCCGTCTGTCCGGCGGTGGCGATCAGGCCCGAGGGCGAGACCACGTTGATGACGCGGCCCCATCTCTGGCGCAGCATGTGCGGGACGGCGACGCGGGCGGTGTGGAACGAGCCGATCAGGTTGGTCCGGATGACCTGGGCCCAGTCGTCCGGGTTCTGCATCGCCATCAGCGCGTCCTTGCGGATCGCGCCGTTGTTGACGAGGACGTCGACGGGGCCGAGGCGCTCGCCGATCTCCTGGTACAGCGCGGTGACGGCGGCGTAGTCGCCGACGTCGCCGCTGACGAGGACCGAGTCGTTCGTGAGCTTGTCCTGCACGGCCCGGGCCGCGTCCTTCGAGCTGTTGTAGTGAACGGCGACCCTGCAGCCCAGCGCGTCCAGTTCGAGGGCCAGGGCCTGGCCGAGGCCTCCCGAGGCGCCGGTGACCAGGGCCACCGGCTGCTCGGGGCGGTTTCCGGTCTGTGGGCCCTTACTCATCGCATACCTCCGTGGATACTCCGCCCTTCACGGCGGAAGCGACTCCTGCCGGCGTGGCAGGGGAAAGTGATCCGCCGTCAGGGCCGGCCGCGGGACCACCCCGCCGGCCGGCCGCGTGGCGTCAGGCGTGGTCCAGTGCCGGCCGGCCGGCGTTGACGGTGGTGGCGAGCTGGTACTCGCCCAGGTCGAAACGGCGCGTCGCGCTGCGGAACCGCCACGTGTAGGTGGGCCAGATCGAGGGGTTGCGGCCGTGCTCGTCCAGGTACCAGCTCTTGCAGTTCCCGGCGTTCCACACGGTGCCCTCGAGCCGGCCCTGCAACCGCTCGTTCCACTGCTGCTGGGCCTCGGCGCGGACCTCGACACTGGCCAGGCCGCGCTTGTCCATCTGCCCCAGCGCGTCGATGACGTAGCCGATCTGCGCCTCGATCATCACCACCTGCGAGGAGTGCCCCAGCGTGGTGTTGGGGCCCAGCAGCAGGAACAGGTTGGGGAACCCGGCGACCGTGGTGCCGCGGTGCGCGGCCATGCCGCCCTCGCGCCACACGTCCCGCAGCAGCCTGCCCTCGCGGCCCGTGATCCGGCCGGCGACGGGCCGGTCGGTGGCCTTGAAGCCGGTGCCGAGGATGATCGTGTCGACCTCCCGCTCGGTGCCGTCCGAGGAGACGATCGACTTGGCCCGCACATGGTCGATGCCGTCGGTGACCAGGTCCACGTTGGGCTGCTGGATCGCCGGGTACCACGTGTTGGAGAACAGCAGGCGCTTGCACGCCATCACGTAGTCGGGCGTCAGCTTCGCCCGCAGCTCCTCGTCGGCGACGGACTTCGCCAGATGGTCGCTGGCCATCTTCTGCATCTTGCCCGCGACCTTGGGCCGCTTCATCACGAACGCCAGGACCTCACGGCCCCACATGTTGAAGTTGCGGCGGAAGCGCTGGTAGCCGGGGACGTTGTGCAGCAGCTTCGACTGCAGCGCGCTGGTCGGCTTGTCGTTCTTCGGCCCGATCCACGCGGGGGTGCGCTGGTACAGGTCCAGCCGCCCCACCTCGGGCTGGATCTTCGGCACGAACTGGATCGCGGAGGCGCCGGTGCCGATGACGGCGACGTTACGGCCCGCGAGGTCGTGTCCGTGATCCCAGCGCGAGGAGTGGAACACGGTCCCCTCGAAGTCCTGAAGGCCGGCGATGGCGGGCACGGCCGGCTCGGAGAGGTAGCCGGTGCCCGACACCAGCACCTGGGCGGTGTAGTCACCCTGGGAGGTGCTCACGTGCCAGCGGCGGGCGGTCTCGTCCCAGCGGGCGGCGAGCAGTTCGTGACCGAAGCGGATGTAGGGGCGGACCCCGAACCGGTCGGCGACGTCCCGCAGGTACTCGTACAGCTCCGCCTGCTTGCCGAACGTGGACTTCCAGCCCGGGTTCTGCGCGAAGGAGAACGAGTACAGGTGCGACATCACGTCGCACGCCGCGCCCGGGTAGGAGTTGTCCCGCCAGGTGCCGCCGACCTCGTAGGCCCGCTCGAAGACGAGGAAGTCGTCGATGCCCTTCTGCAGCAGGCGCACCGCCATGCCCAGGCCGGAGAAGCCGCTGCCGATGACCGCGACGCGCAGATGCCGGGTGGGGCCGCCGCCCGTCGCCCGCCCGCCGGGCGAAGGACTCCCGTCGCTGCGCGCGGGTTCCAGAATGCTCGTCACGTGGGCCTCCTCTAGCGGCGCGCGATGGTGACGCGGAAGTTGTTGAAGAACTTGTCCTCGAGCGTGTAGGCGAAGATGTCGAGGTAGCGCTCGAAGCGGGCCACGACCTCCTCGCCCTCCAGGGCGACGGCCTCGTCCCGGCGGGCGGCCAGCAGCTTCAGCCAGGCGCGGCAGGCGACGGCGAACGACTCGCGCTCGTTGACGATCTCGACCACGTCGAACAGGCCCTCTGCGGCCTGGGTGAGCTCGTGCAGGTGCGGGATGTGGCAGTTCTCGAACTCGGAGCGCTGGAGGAACTTCAGGTCGTCCAGCAGCTGCCGGTTCATCGGCAGCGCCTCCGCGGTCATGGTGTGCAGCACGAACCGGCCGCCCGGCTTGAGGGCCGCGCCGACCTTGTTGAAGAACACCCGGTACTTCTTGGTCCGCTCGCGCGGCGGGAGCGTGGAGGACACGAAGTGCTCCAGCGCGTTGATGCAGAACGCCGCGTCGTAGGGGTCGTCGGTGGTGTGGTCCTCCCACGACTCGACCCGGGTGGTGATGCGGGGGTTGTCCAGGCCGGCGATGAACGCCTCCTGGGTGCGGCTGAGCGTCAGGCCGACGGCCTGCTCGACGCCGTGGACGGTGGTGAGCCGGTTGAGCATGGTGCCCCAGCCGCAGCCCACGTCCAGCACGCGCCGGCTGCCGGCGGCGCCGGCGAGCTCGACGAACCGGTCGAGCTTGCGCTCCTGGGCCTCGTCGAGGGCCTCGGTGAGTCCCTCGCCCTCCTCCCAGTAGCCGCCCGAGTACATCATCGTCGGCCCCAGCAGGAGGCGGTAGAAGTCGTTGCTCACCTCGTAGTGGTGCCTGATCGCGTCGACCTCGGGGACCGACCTGTCAGCGACCGTCGTCATCTCTTCCTCAACTCCTGTCGGGGTGCGCGGCTGTCGGGGTCGAGGAAAGCGAAGTGCTCGCAACAGATGTGCAAGACGGCGCCGGGCCCGCGGTGTTGCGCGCCGCTTGCGCGGCTGCCGGTTCGATTCCTAGGCGTAACACCCCAAGCCTTGCGAGAGAGGACCGAACCCCATGTCGCTGCCCACCGTCGAAGAACTGGCGAGCCAGCTCGAGGCCGTCTCCGGCGCCCAGAAGGTCGACCCGGACCAGCCGCTCCAGCACATCGCCGATGTCGACTCGCTGGACCTGATGGAGTGGTTGTACGGGTTCCAGAACCAGTACCCGCACATCCCGGCCGACGAGTCGCTGTTCGCCGACATCGACGACACCACGACGCTGCGCGTCGTCCACGACCGGATCGTCCAGCTCGTGCCCGCCCAGGCCTGATCAGGGGAGAGTCCTGTGAACGGCTTCGACATCACCGGGTGGGGCATGGCCGTACCCGAACGCGTGGTCTCCAGCACGGAGCTCGCGCAGCGCTTCGGCGTCGACGAGAACTGGATCGTCAGCCGGTGCGGGATCCACGAACGGCGGGCCGTCGGGCCCGGCCAGACGACCGCCTCCCTTGCTGTCGAGGCCGGCCGGCGCGCACTGGACAAGGCGGGGCTGAGCGGCGGCGACATCGCACATCTGATCGTCGCCACCGCCACCCCGAACAGCCGTCACCGGCCACGTCCGCGTTCGTCCACCACGAACTGGGCATCGCCGGCAGCGCGCACGACGTCAACTCCGAGTGCGCGGGCTTCGTCTACGGCCTCGTCCAGGCCATGGCACTGATCAAGATCGACCCGCGGCCGATCCTGCTGATCGGCTCCGACACCCACACCCTCACCGCCAACCCCGCCGACCGGGACCTGTCGATCCTCGTCGGCGACGGCGCGGGCGCGGTGGTGCTCCGGCCGGCTCCCTCGGACCCGGTGCTGGGCTGGAACCTGGGCGCCGACGGCAGCTGCGCCGGCAGCCTCAAGGTCCTGGCCGGCGGCAGCCGGATGCCGACCACGGAGGAGACCGTCCGCCAGGGACTGCACTACGCACAGATCAACGGCAACGAGATCTACCTCAACGCCGTGCGCTACACCGTGCGCACGGTGCGGGAGACGCTGACCAGCGCCAAGGTCGAGGCGGCGGACGTCCGCCACGTCATCCCGCACCAGGCGAACATCCGGATCATCAACTCGATCCTCAGCCACACGGGCCTGCGGCCCGAGGCCCTGGTCACCAATCTCCACAAGTACGGGAACACGGCGTCCGCGTCGATCCCGATCGCCCTGACCGAGGCACTCGACGAAGGCCGCATCAACGACGGCGACCTGGTCCTGCTGGCCGGCTTCGGCGCGGGCATGACCTGGGGATCGGTCCTGCTGGAATGGGTCGGAGGAAAGCAATGAACAACGCACTCTCGCGGCGCAAGGTACTGGGCGGCATCGCCGCAACGGTCGTGGGCTGGAGCGTCGCCAACCAGACATGGGCGACGGCCGCCGAGGTCGACGCCGGGCACCACATCGAGGTCAGACAAGTGCCCGCCCTGGACGGGACGCTGACCACCTCGGCGGCCGACCTGGACGGATTCCGCCAGGACTTCGGGCGGCTGAAGCCGTCCGCGCCGTGGGCGGTCCTGCGTCCCGGTTCCGACCAGGACATCGTCAAGATGGTCAACTACGCCCGGGCCAACAAACTGAAGATCGCCGTCAACGGTCAGGGCGGCACCGGCGACGACATGGAGTCGCACTCCGTGTACGGCCAGGCGGCGGTGCCGAGGGGCGGCATATCCATCGACGCCCGCGCCATGTCGAAGATCCTCAGCATCAACGCGACCAACGCGGTCGTCCAGGCCGGTGTCACCTGGGGGCAGCTGACGGACGCCGCGCTGAAGGTGGGCAAGACACCGCCGGCGCTGCCCGACTACCTGCACCTGTCCATCGGCGGGACCGTCTCCATCGGCGGCATCGGCGGCACCGTGCAGAAGTTCGGCCTGCTGGCCGACACCGTCCACTCCATGGACGTCGTCACCGGCACCGGTGAGCTCGTCACCGTCTCCGCCTCGGCGCGGCCCGACCTGTTCCACTCGATCCTGTCCGGCGGCGGCCAGACGGCGATCATCCTGCGCGCCAAGGTGAAGCTCGCCCCCGCACCCCAGCGGTCGGTCGTCTTCAGCCTCTTCTACGACGACCTGGCGACCTACCTCGCCGACGGCGAGAAGGTCATGGCGGAGAACCGGTTCCACGTCCAGGCCGGCGAGATGCTGCGCCGCCCCGACGACACCGGCTGGCGCTACAAGATGGAGGTCGCCGCCAACTACTCCGGCACCGCCGTCCCCGACCGGGCGGCCCTGCTGGCCGGACTGCGCGACAACCGGGCCCAGGCCGTCATCGAGGACGTCGCCTACCGGGACTACATGTTCCGGCTCGACGGCTACGAGGTCTACCTGAAGGAGACCGGCCACTGGTTCCAGCCCAAGCCGTGGCTGAGCCTGTTCCTGCCGGCGTCCAAGACCAAGGCGTTCATGGAGCTGGTGGAGCGGGAGCTGACCGCCTCCGACCTGGGCGGCGGGTTCCTGCTGTTCTACCCGTACTACACCCGCAAGATCACCCGGCCGCTGGCGGTGCAGCCGGGCGAGTCCGTCGGCTACCTGTTCGACCTGCTGCGGTTCCCCAACCCTGGCGACCCGAACATCTCGCAGATGCTCGAGCAGAACCGCCGCCTGTACGACAAGGCCGTGGCGTTGGGCGCCAAGCGGTACCTGGTCGGTGCGATCCCCCGGATGACCACCGCCGACTGGAAGACCCACTTCGGGTACCGCTGGGAGGAGTTCTACAAGGCCAAGCGGCGCTACGACCCGGCGAACATCCTCACCCCCGGTCAGGGCTTCTTCGGCTGACGTGTCCGGCCGCGGGCCCCGTCTCCGGGGCCCTTCGCGGGGCCCGCACCCTGACCCGTACACCGACAGGAGAAGGTGCATGACGAGTTACGACCTGATCGACGAGGCGGTCATCGACGCTCCGCCGGACGTCGTCTGGGACGCGCTGCTCGCCGAGTTCCGCGGCGGCGCGCAATGGTGGGTGCCGGCCAACACCTTCGCCGCCGCGTCCGGTTCACCGGACGAGGTGGGCGGCGAGGTCAAGGTGACGGTCCACACCAAGGGCGTCGACAAGGGTGGTCTGAAGCTGCGGTTCACCTCACGCACGACGGCGGTCGAGACGGGCAGGCGACTGTCGGTCGAGTACGTCGACGGGGTGTTCCGCGGGCCGAGCGACTTCCTGCTCGAACCGCTGGACGGCGGGCGCCGCACCCGGCTCGGCATGCACTTCCGGGGCCGTCCGCACGGCTGGCTGAAGGTGCTCGCCAAGGTCGCCGACATCGGCGCGGAGCACTCCAAGGCCACCAGCGCCGCGTTCACGGCCCTGAACGGCGCGCTGGCGCGGGACAAGGAGGGGGCGCGATGACGACGACGGCGGCGCCGCCCGCCACGGAGAGCGCACTCGTCACCGACGACGGCGCCCGCCTGGCGGTGAGCGTCCTCGCCCCGCTGGGCCCGCCGTCGGGCCGCACGGTCGTCCTCGCGCACGGCTGGGCCGCGGCACGGCGGGTGTGGGGCACGGTCGCGGACCGGCTGATCCGCGACGGGCACCGGGTCGTGCTGTACGACCTGCGGGGTCACGGCGCCTCCACGTCCGGCCGGGAGCCGTTCTCGGTACCCCGGCTGGGAGCGGACCTGGGCGCGGTGCTGGAGCATGTCGGGGCGCCCGGTGACACGATCGTCGTCGGGCACTCGGGCGGCGGGTTCGCGGCGATGACGTACGCCGTCTCGCCCGCGGCCCGACTGGGCGGTCTGGTGCTGCTGGGCACCGCCGCGCACGACCAGGACACGCCCGACAGCGAAGTGAAGATGATGGGCAGCCCCGTGTTCTCGTGGGCGGTGCGACGGCCGGCGCTGGGCCGCCTGCTGCTGGGGCAGAACATGCTGGGCAAACGGGCCGACGCCTGTGCCCGGGAGGTCAACCGGCAGATGTTCGCGGCCGCGTCGCCGAGCGTGCGGTCCGAGGCGTTCGCCTCCTCACGCGGGATGGACCTGCGCGGGCAGCTGGCCGCGCTCACCGTCCCGGCCGTGGTCCTGGCCGGCGGCGGCGACAAGGTCATCGCCCCGGCACTGGGGCGGGCGGTGGCCGAGGCGCTGCCGGGCGCCCGGTTCGAGGAGATCGAGGGCGCCGGTCACATGCTGCCGCTGGAGGCCCCGGACGCGATCGTGCGGGCGGTCGCGGAGGTGGCCGGCCGCACGGGCTGAGCGGGACGTCGTACCGGGCGCGCGGGCGCCGGGCCGCCGGGAGGACTCCGGCGGCCCGGCGCCCGCGCCGCTGTTGTGCCCTCCCCCGCATCCCCCGGCCGGGGGGATGCGGGGCGGGTCAGCCGGTGCCCAGGACGATCGTCTGGGCGGGGGCGCCGGCGGGCATCTCCTGTTCGCCGGTGCGGCTGGTGCGGTACTCCTGCGGGCTCATGCCCCGTACCCGTTTGAACGCGGAGCTCAGCGCGAACGCGCTGCTGTAGCCGACACGGTGGGCGACGCCGGCCACCGTGGCGTCGGGTTCGCGCAGCAGGTCGGCGGCGAGGGTGAGCCGCCAGGTCGCCAGGTAGCTCATGGGCGGCTCCCCCACCACGGCGGTGAAGCGGCGGGCCAGGCCCGCGCGGGAGACGCCGACCTTGCGGGCGAGCAACTCGACCGTCCAGGGCTGGCCCGGGTTGTCGTGGAGCAGGCGCAGCGCGGGGCCGACGGTGTGGTCCGACCGGGCCCGGTACCAGGCGGGGGCGCCGGCGCCCGGCGCGGCGAGCCAGGCGCGCAGCACGCTGACGAACAGCAGGTCCAGCAGCCGGTCCAGAACGAGTTCCTGGCCGGGTTCGTCGCGGCTGATCTCGTCGGCGAGCAGGGCGACGAGTGCGTTGTCCTCGGCGCCGGCGGGCCGCACCAGCAGGGCGGGCAGCGCGTTCAGCAGCCGGCGGCCGACCTCGCTGGGCGCCTGATAGGTGCCGCTGAGCATCACGGAGGACCCCTGGCCTAGTGTGTCGCCCCAGGTGCGCACCCCCAGCGCCATGGTGTCGGTGACGTCCTCGCCCTCCGTGGTGTTGCAGCGCTGTTCGGGGCCGACGACGATCTGCACG
Coding sequences within it:
- a CDS encoding NAD(P)/FAD-dependent oxidoreductase, which gives rise to MTSILEPARSDGSPSPGGRATGGGPTRHLRVAVIGSGFSGLGMAVRLLQKGIDDFLVFERAYEVGGTWRDNSYPGAACDVMSHLYSFSFAQNPGWKSTFGKQAELYEYLRDVADRFGVRPYIRFGHELLAARWDETARRWHVSTSQGDYTAQVLVSGTGYLSEPAVPAIAGLQDFEGTVFHSSRWDHGHDLAGRNVAVIGTGASAIQFVPKIQPEVGRLDLYQRTPAWIGPKNDKPTSALQSKLLHNVPGYQRFRRNFNMWGREVLAFVMKRPKVAGKMQKMASDHLAKSVADEELRAKLTPDYVMACKRLLFSNTWYPAIQQPNVDLVTDGIDHVRAKSIVSSDGTEREVDTIILGTGFKATDRPVAGRITGREGRLLRDVWREGGMAAHRGTTVAGFPNLFLLLGPNTTLGHSSQVVMIEAQIGYVIDALGQMDKRGLASVEVRAEAQQQWNERLQGRLEGTVWNAGNCKSWYLDEHGRNPSIWPTYTWRFRSATRRFDLGEYQLATTVNAGRPALDHA
- a CDS encoding BTAD domain-containing putative transcriptional regulator; this translates as MLIRLVGLVTIEHDGTAPQHLSSAQAQVAFARLILERTSGTSRDQLADTVWPEGLPDTWASALRSVVSRVRAYVTGPLQKPGGTPLIAQSGRYVLRLPDDAAVDLEAAEAAMTEARTAFADGAHAVAHQLAAGAVSNLRGSFLPAHEGEWVNAVRERVDELRLMSLELASLSSSALGAEHHAVRYADEAVRRAPFRESAHRCRMTAHAAAGNRADALRAYQQLREVLADELGIDPAAETQAAYLELLRAEPAGPQRRAPAGRLTADALDPLLMGAFEALTPPPVAPLPAR
- a CDS encoding 3-oxoacyl-[acyl-carrier-protein] synthase III C-terminal domain-containing protein, whose translation is MALIKIDPRPILLIGSDTHTLTANPADRDLSILVGDGAGAVVLRPAPSDPVLGWNLGADGSCAGSLKVLAGGSRMPTTEETVRQGLHYAQINGNEIYLNAVRYTVRTVRETLTSAKVEAADVRHVIPHQANIRIINSILSHTGLRPEALVTNLHKYGNTASASIPIALTEALDEGRINDGDLVLLAGFGAGMTWGSVLLEWVGGKQ
- a CDS encoding FAD-binding protein, giving the protein MNNALSRRKVLGGIAATVVGWSVANQTWATAAEVDAGHHIEVRQVPALDGTLTTSAADLDGFRQDFGRLKPSAPWAVLRPGSDQDIVKMVNYARANKLKIAVNGQGGTGDDMESHSVYGQAAVPRGGISIDARAMSKILSINATNAVVQAGVTWGQLTDAALKVGKTPPALPDYLHLSIGGTVSIGGIGGTVQKFGLLADTVHSMDVVTGTGELVTVSASARPDLFHSILSGGGQTAIILRAKVKLAPAPQRSVVFSLFYDDLATYLADGEKVMAENRFHVQAGEMLRRPDDTGWRYKMEVAANYSGTAVPDRAALLAGLRDNRAQAVIEDVAYRDYMFRLDGYEVYLKETGHWFQPKPWLSLFLPASKTKAFMELVERELTASDLGGGFLLFYPYYTRKITRPLAVQPGESVGYLFDLLRFPNPGDPNISQMLEQNRRLYDKAVALGAKRYLVGAIPRMTTADWKTHFGYRWEEFYKAKRRYDPANILTPGQGFFG
- a CDS encoding SRPBCC family protein; translated protein: MTSYDLIDEAVIDAPPDVVWDALLAEFRGGAQWWVPANTFAAASGSPDEVGGEVKVTVHTKGVDKGGLKLRFTSRTTAVETGRRLSVEYVDGVFRGPSDFLLEPLDGGRRTRLGMHFRGRPHGWLKVLAKVADIGAEHSKATSAAFTALNGALARDKEGAR
- a CDS encoding SDR family NAD(P)-dependent oxidoreductase; translated protein: MSKGPQTGNRPEQPVALVTGASGGLGQALALELDALGCRVAVHYNSSKDAARAVQDKLTNDSVLVSGDVGDYAAVTALYQEIGERLGPVDVLVNNGAIRKDALMAMQNPDDWAQVIRTNLIGSFHTARVAVPHMLRQRWGRVINVVSPSGLIATAGQTAYSASKAGLIGFTRTLAAECGRRGVTVNALSPGFMITGMTKDLPDRVVEGMEDKAPIPRFVTVEEVARSASLFLDQDCMTGQVISIDSGVSIT
- a CDS encoding aminotransferase class I/II-fold pyridoxal phosphate-dependent enzyme, with amino-acid sequence MNASGGWERLEPKLAATQRRVQALEWEPDRRNSFVAYTVERDSAYADLDGRRLLMMSGYSYLGLAGDERVVAAAKAAVDLYGTGNHGVRALAGSIPLHEELEAEVARFADRESSMVFGSGYAANTGTVGGLVGPGDTVFIDKYDHASIVDGCRLSGATVTRFRHNDVDHLERRLRAASPDGVRLVIVDSVYSMDGDIAPLPELRKVCDEHNALLMVDEAHALGVIGATGRGIEEHFDWQARVDVKLGTLSKAIPSMGGWVAGPAELIGHLRYAARPFLFSAALGPAQAAAALESLRILQREPERVAHIQHQSARLRKIINAEGLRTQDSETAVLPLIAGSDDAAYDLATTCRKNGVIGLPVVTPAVPNDLARLRIAVTARHTEADIDFAAQAFLTSARECGILPA
- a CDS encoding alpha/beta hydrolase translates to MTTTAAPPATESALVTDDGARLAVSVLAPLGPPSGRTVVLAHGWAAARRVWGTVADRLIRDGHRVVLYDLRGHGASTSGREPFSVPRLGADLGAVLEHVGAPGDTIVVGHSGGGFAAMTYAVSPAARLGGLVLLGTAAHDQDTPDSEVKMMGSPVFSWAVRRPALGRLLLGQNMLGKRADACAREVNRQMFAAASPSVRSEAFASSRGMDLRGQLAALTVPAVVLAGGGDKVIAPALGRAVAEALPGARFEEIEGAGHMLPLEAPDAIVRAVAEVAGRTG
- a CDS encoding AraC family transcriptional regulator, which translates into the protein MDALTGLLEGPKARGAFLIKSVFSPPWALRVEDRAPISLVTMVRGDAWVLPDRSTPALLRPGDVAVLRGPDPYTIADEQGTGVQIVVGPEQRCNTTEGEDVTDTMALGVRTWGDTLGQGSSVMLSGTYQAPSEVGRRLLNALPALLVRPAGAEDNALVALLADEISRDEPGQELVLDRLLDLLFVSVLRAWLAAPGAGAPAWYRARSDHTVGPALRLLHDNPGQPWTVELLARKVGVSRAGLARRFTAVVGEPPMSYLATWRLTLAADLLREPDATVAGVAHRVGYSSAFALSSAFKRVRGMSPQEYRTSRTGEQEMPAGAPAQTIVLGTG
- a CDS encoding class I SAM-dependent methyltransferase gives rise to the protein MTTVADRSVPEVDAIRHHYEVSNDFYRLLLGPTMMYSGGYWEEGEGLTEALDEAQERKLDRFVELAGAAGSRRVLDVGCGWGTMLNRLTTVHGVEQAVGLTLSRTQEAFIAGLDNPRITTRVESWEDHTTDDPYDAAFCINALEHFVSSTLPPRERTKKYRVFFNKVGAALKPGGRFVLHTMTAEALPMNRQLLDDLKFLQRSEFENCHIPHLHELTQAAEGLFDVVEIVNERESFAVACRAWLKLLAARRDEAVALEGEEVVARFERYLDIFAYTLEDKFFNNFRVTIARR